One segment of Rosa chinensis cultivar Old Blush chromosome 6, RchiOBHm-V2, whole genome shotgun sequence DNA contains the following:
- the LOC112174564 gene encoding coatomer subunit alpha-2 yields MSFIFGKRKTPAVITVVKMLTKFETKSNRVKGLSFHTKRPWILASLHSGVIQLWDYHMGTLTDFHKSEPLFVSRGMNFFLLKPYEKN; encoded by the exons ATGAGTTTCATCTTTGGCAAACGAAAAACACCTGCAG TGATCACGGTGGTGAAGATGTTGACAAAGTTTGAGACAAAGAGTAATAGAGTGAAGGGACTGAGCTTCCACACTAAGAGGCCATGGATCCTCGCGAGTCTGCACAGTGGTGTGATCCAACTATGGGACTACCATATGGGGACTCTTACTGATTTCCACAAATCAGAGCCTCTCTTTGTGTCTAGAG GCATGAACTTCTTCTTATTGAAGCCTTATGAGAAGAATTAG